The sequence AAACGTTTTTACATTGCTGTGCGTGTTCTTGGACTCGACTAACACGTGCATCGTTTAGTTTTCTCCAGACGACGCACTCAGCTTTCCGTCATCGCATAGCGACCATCTTTGTTTTCTTGAGATGACGCACGGCGTCCCCGCAACAAGACGCGATTTGTCAGGCGCGGGTTACGGTCAGCGGGGCCGAACAACGTCTCAGGGGTACAAAGATTGAGTTACGTCCCTCTGAAGCCCCGCCGGCGGCTGAAATAGCTTTAAGCCTCCTCTGTGATGGATTACATCCACGTTAGGGTCTGCCACTTAGGAAGAGGAATGGCGCAAGAACGGCGAGGTGCAAACAATCAACTTTCACCCCATCAAATCtcacgtgcacgcgcacacacacacacacacacacacatgcaggcagccCAGCATCACACGTTAGGATGGGAACCGGCAGACGACGTAAAACCGAATCGTCAGCTGAGTTAATGTATGCAATGAGCGTACCGGCGTACAGCCGCCGTGAGCAGCCGCGTGCTCGGTGACGGTGTGAATTACATCACCGGCTCGGAGAAAACAAACACGGTTATCCTGAGataacggggggtgggggggtggggtgcatCATCTCAAGAAAACTGGAGTAAACGTATTTGCGAGACCACAACAGCTCTCTCTTCTTTGGTGCTCAACGCTCCAGTGGGCTTTAGTCCACGTTCTGCAGCATCGCCCAGGAAGGATGCAGACAGATACTCCAATCCTGCAAGAATCACCGGTACCCGTGTTTTATCATCGACGCACTCGAACCCCACACGACAGAGAGGCCTGTATCCGAATAGTTGACGACGTACTTAAGGATGGGAGGGGGAGGATACGGTCCCTATAAGGGAGTCGAACTCTTCTCATTCATTTACGCAAACGACCCATCGCTACTCTTAAAGGCAGCCATCGACAGCAAGGACAAGCAGAGTGCTCAAGGTCATTAATGAAATACCTTATCCACGCCGGCACTGAGGATAAAGTTCCCCTTCTTGTTCCACTTCAGTGCAAATATGGGCCCTTTGTGCTGCCCCAAGGTGCTTGCAAGGTTTCCTAGTGCACAGGACCCAGACCCGTCTCGTTAGACCACATTGTTCAGCAACATCATCACACAGATGGTTATCGTTTACCGTAATAATGACACAACACGGCGCCGGCTCAGGGACCGTGTTGTGCCACAGTAAAAGAGGACATACCATCCTTTGTCCATATCCTGGCAAATCCATCATATGACCCAGTTGCTAAGAGAGTCCCATCACTCTGTGGGGAGGGAAGACGACAGAACCGTTATTGGACCAACGCTGATCGCACAATCCTCAGTCGGCACGtgcgtgtatttatgtgtgtgtgctcgtatgtacgtgtgcatgtgtgtatgtacacatgtatgtatgtgaaacactgagatacagacagactcagagacagacagacagacagacagacagacagacagacagacagacagacaaccgtACATTCCAGTCTAGTGAGGTGACATCTTTGTTGCTGGGAACGTCCTGGCCGCCTTCTCGGATGCAGTGGCGCAGTACCAGCTGGGTTGAGTTGGAGTGACTATTCTCGTTTAGATTCCAGATCCTGGCCGTGGAGTCACCCGAGCTGACCAAAATAAAACACCAAGGTAGGAAGGAGGTCAGTACAGGACTGGGAACATGAACTCCCAGGCAGCGAATAGCGGTCACGTCTGAGGATCACTGTGTCTTTGAACGCACGGCACCGGTGCTCACAcgcaacaacaaaacaaataaataaataaaattcacaCGTTCTACGTTTGAATGTGTAAGCTGGAGATGAGCCCAGTCTTTGCAGAAATGGAATGACGGTGAATGAGGATCGCTTCCAGCCTGGAGATAGACTTACCCCGAGGCCAGCAGGTCACTGACTGGGTTCCAGGCACAGATGAATACCTCAGATTCATGGCCTCTGAGAACCGTGGCCTTGCTGGCTGGTATCTCCACGTCCACCTCCATCTTCATGGGCTCGTTATGATGATCTGAAGAGTAATCATACACAACACATAAATTAATTAAaattctcaaacacacacacacacacttatacttctacctttgtgaggacccctcatggactacattcattccctcccccttaaccctgaccttaaccatcagaactacatgccggACCTTAACCCctaccttaacttaatcctaattttattttatttatttacacccccccctttttctccccaattgtacctggccaattaccccactcttccgagtcgttccggtcactgctccaccccctctgccgatccggggagggctgcagactaccacatgcctcctgcgatacacgtggagtcgccagctgcttcttttcacctgacagtgaggagtttcgccaggggggatgtagcgcgtgggaggaccacgccattccccccagttaccccctccccccctgaacaggtgccccgacagaccagaggaggcgctagcgcggcgactgggacacacacccgcatccggacttcccactcgcagacacggccaattgcgtctggagggatgcccgaccgagccggagggaacacggggattcgaaccgccaattcctgcgtcggtaggcaacggaatagaccggtgtgccacccggacgcccctacacaACACATATCCCATTACTTCCATACGTGccgaatgtgtatttttgccctgAGAAATGACGTGGTTAAATTCGAGCGGTGAAATAAAAATGGCGGAGAAGACGTTTTCCAAATAGATCCATTTATTTCTCACCGGCGCGCGCCTTTAAAAGGACTTtcttagcggtctaagcatcggctttgtgtcgatgcagttgcccactggggacgggggttcgcgccccggtctcgtcagatccgactatggccggactcgatgaagcagcgatcattggcaacgctgtcttcgggaggggggcggagtcggcttgggttcgtcatgtgaatgcgtctctgtgtgtgtcggaaaaacagtggttcggcttggattcgccttgtcacgaaagtggggaggcggtctccttcgagactgccgaccggagagatgcagttggcgaacgcatgcaatacgagggtgggtgtttgaattaaaatagggatcgattggccactaaattgggggaaaaaagggaaaaaaatcagaaatttaaaaaaaaaaaaaggactttctCTGTCACCGCCCAATCTTGACTCGCCTGGAGTTCAGAAGCGTCATTGTCAAAGCCGAGCCAGCGCGTCACGGGGAATAAAGTCCCACCGGAGGACTCTGACAGATAAACAGACCTCtcctcgcaccccccccccaccgaaacGCTACTCGTATACCGAGCAATCGCTTCCCGTCGCAGACGCGCGACCTCAAATTAAATTCCCCGAGGGATCTGTTGACACAAACATCCGCTCGTTTCCGGGTTCTCGGGCTTCACCTAATCTGCGCCTCTCAAGTTCCCCTCATTGAACTTTAGAGAGCGAGCGAACCGGCAGCTAATTAACTCCCGCTCCGCGAAAGCCACACGGCGGTGAGCCCTCGCACCCATTCCAACACACTCTTTGACACGAAATGACGCTCGCATCCGAGGGCTGGGTTGAGGAGCTGGACGAAATGTCCCCTTGTTTGTTactcccccacccccaacccaatTCTGAGCTACAACATGTATCGGGGGAACGGCGGCCGAGTCTATGCAGCCGTCGACACCAGGCAAAACACATTTGTAAACGAGCAGCCCTGCCCCTCCAAGCCTTTCAGTGTCCACCGCTCTCCCGCGTGCCGATAAACGCAGCCCGTGCACACGCATTATGAGCGGGCTTTACAACGTGTAAACGGCTTTCATAACGGTGGACACGGTTTCTCTCGCCGCAGCGCGTGACCCAAAGTGCCGAATGAAAGCAGGCCGTGGCGGTGAGGCCAGACGGCCGCTGCTTACTTTCCGATTCAGAAACTACATTCCTCCGCCCGCAGCAGCGGGTCACCGAGAACTCAGGAGTTACACGCCTTTTATTCAGTCATCGCTCTTTCATAATGTGCCCGTACAAGCGTAGCGGAGGGTACAAGAACCTCTTCGTGCGGAGTTGCACgctcaaggctcggcgttttcggctTTCGACGTTCACTGAAAAATACTCAGAtttttttgaaaattttttttaaaaggagcacatcggtttaaaccgattttcacccggattttatgtttccacggatccgaaagtcgttcctgttcgtgtgaggttatgcgacagtgtcctcttgtggccgAACTCGGCGTGCTGGGCGGCTTtgtaaaataaaaaccgaaaacgctgagccttgtgcaCGCTATGTAGATGGTCCGATTCCCAGTATGAGGAGTAAGAAAAATTTGGGACCAAAACAGGTGTAAAGACCGGCGATGAATTATCAAATGACTGGACAAATCCCGAGGGGGGTTTGATTGACGTGGCAGAGATCTGATAAAACAAAGTTCCAACACTGCCATGTGTTGCTTAAAGAAGGGCTGGAAATAAATGTTAGCTAAAAATCTTctctgggatcgccggttcgaacccccgcgtTACCCCTGGCTCGGTCGAACGTctctacagacacgactggccgtgtcggtgggtgggaagccggatgtggctgtgtgtcctggtcgccgcactagcgcctcctctggttgggagggggaaccggggagggaatagcgtgatccccccacgcgctacgtccccctggtgaaaccccccctcactgtcaggtgaaaagaagcggctgcagactaccacatgcctcgagccatgtggtagtctgtagccctcccccgatcagcagagggggtggagcagagagcaggacggctcggtagagcggggcaattggccggatacaattgtggagaaaatgggggggggggtcttctaaCACTTCCCTTAAAGCCAGGCTGATAAAATAATCAGATTCCTGCTCTGCTTTCACGAGTCATGCACACAACAAAATGTCCTTTACCGATTCCGCCTGTACGGCCATGAGGCGAGTCTGTTACCTCCACCCTCACGTGAGGATGCACACCTCCTGCATCCAAAACCCATTTTTCACCTGACTGCCTCCTTGTCTTACCGACACGGGACTGATAGCACACGGTCAGTACACTCCCAACTCAACCTATCTCGTTCGTCCATGAGGGCAAATTCGACTTACTCATGATGTGAGTGCCGTTCTCCTCCCCGTTGACGGTGGTCTCTTCGTTCTTTGGTGTGATGGACTGGTTGCCCGAGGCGGACGCCCCTGCGCCACAGGCGGCTTGCTGCTGGGCCAGCTTGTCGCGGAAGGCCTGCTGCCGCGTCTGCACCACGTCTGGCATCACGGCGTCGATGAGGGACAGCGATTCGATCGGCCGCCCGTCGAAAACGGTGCCATCCTGCCGGGCCAACAGCGGTCAGTCGGTTATCGATCAAAAACTCGATTCGTTAACACAGATGTGATTTTAAGCCGGTCATATAATTACAGTTAGCATATCGGTGATTACCTGTGACCTGTAACTGATAGTTTGCCATTGGTCATTGTTACGTCTACTGTTATCCCtccccaccacaccaccacccatATTCATATCGCTACACTGCAAAAAATATTGATCACAATAAAGCCGTTTGTCGACTGTAGCATTAAATCTGATCCGAGGGTCCATTCCAGCAAAAGTACACAACCAAATTTGTGGCAGTCGACATCTTTTGACAGCAGAACGTCGGTGTGCATGTGGCAGGCGAACGCCAGCGGCGTCGTATCCTTGGCAAAAACTTCCGTGGAGTAACAAAACGATATCTGTGCGCTTGGAACTACGGCCCGGCGAACAAGTCATCATGTTCACAAATGACAAAAGTCGCTTTCGGTAAACCTGACAGAAGCAGAGGTCGGTGTTGTGAATATTCTGACAGCGgcggcttttttttttgtgttgtgtgtgtgtcacgcAGTGCTGCATCTGAATTAGCCGAGAGCTCCGGCGGCCCGGGGCCACAGAGTCTCTCTCCTCACCTCGTTGATGCTGATCTCTGCCTCCACATACTGAAGTCCCTTCTGAAGGATGGAGATGAGGGCAGCAGGGGGCACTAGTGTTCCATTGATGTTGGACTGGCTTATGTGGCTCTCGATGCCAAAGGTGAATGCTGAGTGGGAGAAACCTGAAAACAAAAAACCCATTCAAATTAATTAACTGGAGAGGGCCACGTACAAAATGTACACAAACACGCCACGAATATATTCGGGGGCGAGGCTCGAGCTGATCCAATCGATGCTGATGTTGAATGCGGAACATCAGACCACACAGAGTAACAAATATGACATTTGAGCAATTCAATAAAAGCGTGCCGCATTTCCAGGCTGACATCTCAGACGTAGCTCAATTCCAGCCCGGCAGTTTCAAAGACGGACCCAGTGCCGAGCAACTGCGTGGAGGAGCCAAGAACTCAAGAATTCATGTGAAGCCTGAAATACAGGTTAGCACTGAATGGCACGTTGGCACCGATTGGGCCTACATAAGGGAGGAAAGCAATACTCTGCAGGCATGGGGGACATTCACAATGACAGGGGTGAATAGCCCGGTTATTTCCAACAGCTTATATTACAAAACCTTCTGTGCACCAAAGCCTACCGTATACCAAATGGCAAATGACATTAATGTGCAGTCGCATAAAAACGTGAAGCCTGGGGAGCTGGATCAGCCCTATTTTTACAGGATTTTAACACAATGCTACCGGAGCCCTCTCAAATCGTCCTACTAATTGATGCTAAAATATTTTGACTACTGCCGAGAAGGGAGGGCTCCGAGTCCGGCGAGGTAGTCTTTTCAAGTCAGATCCTTTGCAATATTTACCGTGCGATATTTCTGACCCAatttgctatttttttttttttttttttgtggaaaaaataCCGTGTAAAAGTAATGCCAGCTTTTTGAGACCGGAAAAAAAAAACGCGTTGATACCTTGGAcaaccaaacaacacaaatggAAGCCATGTGAAAATCCTGCCAGGTTATGTGTAAAAGCCAAACAGAAATATTTCTGGCAGAGGGCGGCGCCGGTCTGCTCGACAGATCTTCTAGTCATTCAGACATACCTGATTCTTGAAGGTATCTGTAGACCAGGAAGTTCACTTCGTCACTGGTTATACTCATCTTAGCCCACCTAAGCGGAGGAGGTACGAAGGAAGGCTGGGCTCACtctgaaagattaaaaaaaaaaaaaaaaaaaaaaggcagggaATTGTGAGATTGTTAATTACGCCCAGGTCCTGAGAGATAATATGTAATAGGTACATTTGCATAAGAATATGTCTCAGCAGGCTTTTATATCATTTTGACAAATGACAAATCCATCATACTCCAATAGAAATAGATGTAACCACCGAACACAGCAGGGCTCTGCCTTAATACAGTGGTTGCATGGGGATAGCAATGCCAATGCACTTAAACACAaaggtgcatgcacacacaaatatacgagcatgcatgtgcacacacacacacacacacaaacacacacacacacccacaatgaCCCAGTCCTATAACCTCTATTAGTATGTGCTTCCTCTTGTTCCTCCCATTGTTGCATGAGTCCATGCTCTTACTTTGTCACTGACTCGGTCACTTAACCTGCCAATCCATCTCTAGCACCAGCGCTCAGTATTTCCAGCCTCTTTCCTCTGGCCTAATGCCAGCATCTGTATCCATTTGGCTTCCACTTAGAAGTGGATGGCACCTCCCATTAGTGACCTAGCCAACCATCTAGATGGAAGCGGGTCTTATAAGGCGACGGGGGTGTTAAATGCTGGTCTTACTGGTTTGTTCTGCTGGTGAATTACAGAGAGCACGGGGCTAATTCGCCTCACAGAGGCTGAACCGACTTTCTGTTTAAGACTACTATCAAAAatgagaatagaataaaataaaactgcTTCATAGCCACCACGTTAACATGTCAGCTGGGTCTGTTTCTATCTGGAGAGAGCTAGACGAACCTAAAtgctgtttagtttttttttttttttttttttattaaatccATCAAGTTTTCACCCTCAGGCTCGGCACTTCTGAGAATTATATATAGTTCATTTTCTGATGGCCCATATATTCCCATTAGCAGTGGGACGGGAAGCAAAAATATGCAGGTGAAAAGCATGAATCTGCAACGCAGCTACACACGAGTCCCATCCAGGGTTTAGATAACATTTCAAAAACAACGATAAACTATCGAGATTATGAGCCGGCTGCCAAACCCGATTCAAAAACGCACACTGCGAGCCGACAATGAATCAACCACTTCCTGGCCCACCTGTGGGACGTAAACTGCGAGATTTTGTCTAGACTACACGAAGAGGAAAGaaaaagtcgggggggggggtctggggtggggggggggtttaaggtCGACAGTGCGGGTCAGAAATGAAGAACGCATGCTTTTCTGTCCTCCATTACAAACACTTCCAGGGCTCGCTCGAGTTCCCCTATGGTAGCATAGCAACAAGCAGGATCCAGCAAAAATAAACAGAGAATAGTGTTGTCCCAATTACCAGTGGGCACACCGCCAGAGGGGTTGAACATGTTACTCAACATAAATTATTCACTCCTTCACCTTGGGATATTCTTTCAGTTGGACTCTAAGCTTTATTGTGCCGTAGCAGACATGCTACGGCCTGGAAAGAAACgacctctggaaaaaaaaaaaaatcctctgccGGAGCCAGAGAGTGTGAACTtccttatgatttttttttttccgacAGAAAGAGATGGCGCTATCTGATTGAATCCGGTGTGAGAATAGACATCACACAAAGACAGTTTTCTGCAGCAACGGCTGGAATACACACAATGCAGCGCCGAAGAAAtatcactataaataaataaataaactatgtatatatatatatatatatatatatatatatgtataaatatgcACAGATATGTATTTATATGTACTGGCTACATCACTGGTTTCGGCTTAGCGGTTCTAGTTTCTCTCTCATCCTATCTGAATGGCCACTGGTCGGCAGGATAAATCAGTGGGTATGCagttgaaagaaaaacaaaaaacaacaacaaaaacaaaaaaccactcAACACTAGAAGACGAGGGCTCTTTACGGTCATCCGCCGGCAGCCAAAACACTCCAGGCTACAGTTCAGCCTTTTTCACTTCGGccacggtcccccccccccccccgcgcactACCACCCTGCTTCTCTTTGGCTAATTAGGTAACATAGTaggggtgtgggggtggggggggggcttggaagGGCTATCCGCATCAAAGCCGAGAGCCGCTGCTCCCATGGTCCCACCACTACATACCAACCGACTGGAAACATAATTAACTGGCAGACGGGAGGGGCTCGAGTCCCGATGGGGGGAAAACAGCAGCAATAATCCCCATATCAGATGGGCCCGTGATGCCACCATCCATTACACCGCTCCCCGGGCATCAAGGCTTCCTTTGACAAAACGTCACCTCTTCCAGGGAATCGCACCGAATCGCTCTCGTCTCCCTGCTGCCTGGGAGGCTTATCCATTGTCAAGTGATGAGACGGAGAGGAGTTTGAAGACATCATCCATGTCATGTAAAGCTCCGGTACATTACGGTAACAGTCGGCGCATTTGCAAACACGCGTAATGCATCAGCACTGATGTGCACACTAGGTGTCTGACTACTTGTGGtaagggcgggggaggggggagatagCAATTGGTACCAGTCTCAAAAGGAAAGTGGCACCTGAGCAAACAAATGGAAGTCCGCCATGCAGATGTGTAGAACGTTCTGGCTTTAATCAAACAGGTAAAATCAAATATGACGGGTAAGTATTAATGACAGAGGTCTATTA comes from Lampris incognitus isolate fLamInc1 chromosome 11, fLamInc1.hap2, whole genome shotgun sequence and encodes:
- the tbl1x gene encoding F-box-like/WD repeat-containing protein TBL1X, producing MSITSDEVNFLVYRYLQESGFSHSAFTFGIESHISQSNINGTLVPPAALISILQKGLQYVEAEISINEDGTVFDGRPIESLSLIDAVMPDVVQTRQQAFRDKLAQQQAACGAGASASGNQSITPKNEETTVNGEENGTHIMNHHNEPMKMEVDVEIPASKATVLRGHESEVFICAWNPVSDLLASGSGDSTARIWNLNENSHSNSTQLVLRHCIREGGQDVPSNKDVTSLDWNSDGTLLATGSYDGFARIWTKDGNLASTLGQHKGPIFALKWNKKGNFILSAGVDKTTIIWDAHTGEAKQQFPFHSAPALDVDWQNNTTFASCSTDMCIHVCRLGSDRPLKTFQGHMNEVNAIKWDPSGMLLASCSDDMTLKIWSMKQDSCVHDFQAHSKEIYTIKWSPTGPGTSNPNCNIMLASASFDSTVRLWDVERGMCIHTLTKHQEPVYSVAFSPDGRHLASGSFDKCVRIWNTTTGALVHSYRGTGGIFEVCWNSTGDKVGASASDGSVCVLDLRK